A stretch of DNA from Cannabis sativa cultivar Pink pepper isolate KNU-18-1 chromosome X, ASM2916894v1, whole genome shotgun sequence:
ACACTTAACAAGGGCTTAATAATTCAAATTTGTAGATTTGACCCATAATAACAACAATTTTTTTaggaattattttaaatatacaaaaataacaaaaaaagtcttacaaaaatataattgtacaaaattttgaatatttttataatatttaagattttatttacagaaaatataactttttgatgttttcatattatttttatattgtatttttattattatttttttattttattgctatttatatattatttttatgttgtgttTAATGTTATTTTCCTGTTACTTAcatgtcatttttttattatttttattttacttttattaaataccgtaaaaattaaaaaaaaaattgaatgtaaaaaatttactaaaaatagTATATTATAGTGGCATCTAATTATGGGCCTCATAATCTCAAGCCcaaaatcatttaaaatatGAAGTAGTGCACACGTATCAGGGTTGGTTGTTGGTAAGCTTCTCTTAGAGAATGGAGAGTGGGCCTAGGCCCGTAGTCTATCCAAATCAGGGGCCACTTTACCTGAAAAAGTTAAAAGAGGTTAGTGAATAGTGCTGGCTCAGctaaaactaaaatatataaaaataataataattacatatatataaataataataagaagaagaccAAACTTTTTTTTGTATGGAGAAGAAGACCAAACTTGCTCCCTCCTCAATTCAATATggtgcaaaattatgaaatagtTTACttgaaatttcaattatttattcAACAATTAGTCTTTGTTAGagtgataataaaaaaatcatccaTTGAATTTATCAAATAAGTTAATCcattttctcttaatttctgTCTGTTGATTCCATAAAATTTGttaacaatattattattataacattggctatattattatatgtcaCACCTAAAAATAAGTCATAATTAGACATCGGTTAAGGTTATTAAAAAACTTTAAGTACTTGTTTAATATCCCTAATAATCATTGGACATTACAAAGGATGCTTAATCATTTTTGTGATTATCTATAACGaaactatttaattttaaactaaaattataatacataattttttttttttttttaaaaaaagatactTTTGTCTTTATTATTTGGCAAAAATTTCATAATCACAGACGTGGAAACCTTTAGGGATGAAGTTTAGCCATTTAGGTGTCCCCACTTAACCAAATGAAGGTTTATATAGTACTAGTATAGTGCCGACCACTTGTTTGCTTAAATGTTCAAAAAAAATCCAAATCAtaacactttttattttattttattaattttctaattcacaTTTGTGTGTTTcatattaattattgtaatatCAAATTAGATAATTCCAAATATTATAAGCCGATAAGAACCAATAAAGCAGATAAGCACATATGTCAGCATCCAATTTaatccaaattttaaaaattccaattaatcttcttattttattttctcacaccaataactataatttttatttttattttccttcctttaacaaataaaagtaaatatatatttttttgataattaaataaataaatttggcCCTACCGAATCACAGCTCTTGCATGCTTTTCGGCGAGCGCGTTTCTATTTTTCTCAAAAGTGGGGCCCACGCACTGTAATTTAAGACGTTTGATTTCAGATCCTACGGTCCACATTCAAACATGAGAATAGAATTTTTTGAATTGGATATAAGAAAAAGATTGTCATAActcattatttattttagagcaatttgcggcgaaacccccttatgttttgatttttatacacttaacccccttatctttatttttggtggcaaaacccccttatgttttaatttttatacacttaacccccttatctttttttttggtggtaaaactcccttatgttttaatttttatacacttaacccctctatcttttgttttggtggcaaaacccttcagtttacttttctttgcaaatttaaagttttagttaaatattaccgttaaatactaaccggattactactgtatcgacttcgaagttttaccgttacatatacaaaggtgtatacagtggtcatccagttaatatttaacggtaatatttgactggcgtgtcaaatttgtaaagaaaaataaacataaaggggttttgccacaaaaaaaaaataagggggttaagtgtataaaaattaaaacataagggggttttgccaccaaaaataaagataagggggttaagtgtataaaaatcaaaacataagggagtttcgccgcaaattgctctttattttatttcactACTTATTTATTGGTAGATGCAATAATTTGTGACTGgttatacaaaaagaaaatttgaaAGAGATGCAAAGACAATAGTACCCTTATTACTTTCACGTATTTACACTGCAAAATAATGGATTTTTCTTTCTATGTCTGTCAGATTCCAAAactaatgaaaataaattgagaaTCACTCAAAGAAATGGGACAGATATTTGGGAACAAAATATATAGTTAACAAAAAAAAGgagctataatcaaatcaatgCTGTCCAAAATCAGTGTCACAAATATGAAACCCAACCTTATAGTGAAAAGTACTACcatataagataaaaaaaaatgtaaaatcaAGGAGCATAAACTAACCTAAAATGCTTAATTTTATTTCTCCAAATCAATCAATTTGTACCCTTTTAAGCCCTTTTagtcattttcaaaaaaaaaaaaaaaaaaaggaaaaaagctCTATTAGTGATATTGTTATTCTTTAATTGCATTGAGAATAATCACACTCACACGCACCTATCTTTAATTGAAATGATTGGCTTTGTTTAGATACATGATACAAACATCTTTTAATCCAATCAAACTAGCAGTTTTGGCTTAATGAATTTCGGTTTCTTAGCAAAAAAACTAGCAGTTTTTCCCAATCTCAACTAttacaatattaatattattattattattattattattattattattattatgtttgattttatataaaataaaaaataatgaatatttaaataatttgtatTAGATTAAATTTAGGAGTGTTgcgttatttaaaaaaaaaatgctaccGTCAATCTCCTATTACAATCTCTTAGTTAACCTCCACGCTCAAAAACACATGtcgaattattttttttcttcaaaaaaattttCATAGTGGTGTTCGTTATGCTTACAACatcatccctgtaaatttttgaaaaatttcgaatagtttacaatgTCGAAAATTCGTTTGAAGTTTTTTAAACACGCGTAGTAAACTGGAATATCATGAACTCTGTTTTCGAcattgtaaactattcgaaatttttcaaaaatttatagagATGATACTGTAATTATAACTATTAtcgctatgaaaaaaaaattttaaaaaaatatttcagtatgTGATTTCGAATGtagaaattgactaaaaaattataataaaaaattgtaattagcactcctctaaaaaaaaaatagaattgttTCACAAAACAATTTCACTTGTAAAATTACTAATCATTAATTACTCTGAATtttaataaactaaaataataaaacaaataatcaatCCATATCTATAAGAAAATCTCTATTAAACTATATATTGACATTCATATTGGAAGGCATTATTATTACATGATGGTCTTTCCACAtccaaaatattttcaggtcggtacaaataattttctttcacttgggattttttgttttttctcctTTGGAGGAAAAACAAAAGGGTAGTTTTGGAATTTCGTTTTCAGTTCTCTTTTATTTATAAAGACTGGCCTTCCAAGCTCGCAGGGAAATAAGAAACCAAGTGAAcgaaaaaacataataaaattctTCTATTTTCTTGCCTAAGTTAAGAGaaagttttctttttttaattatttaaattttgttttcgttttcaaaatttttgaaaaacagagaagaaagttttaaaaatatggGAGAAGTACTACTGTTTATGGAGGATTTGAAATCAAGTTATGTAATTTCACACTGTAGAATCTGCCACGAAGAAGAATTTGAAAATTCTTCCACCTTGGAAGCTCCTTGTGCTTGCTCTGGAACTGTTAAGGTAAAAAAAGAAAGGCCAAAGCTCAAAACCTCTGTTTTCTtcgtttcttatttttattaatatttttcaatttgaattttgattctgattctcatcttttttttttttctgtttgtcTTTCTTGTTCAAAAAAATTTCAGTTTGCTCATAGAGATTGTATACAGAGATGGTGTAACGAGAAAGGGAATACAACCTGTGAAATATGTCTTCATGTAAGAATTCAAACGATTTGGGTTTCTCTGTTTTGGTTTGGGGTTCTCCTTGTTCTGTATTTCATCTCAGAAAACTGAACTGGGTCTCTCTTCTTTTCTGGTTTTGAGTTGATCAAACCAAGTTTTCATCGTTTTAACTTTGTTCCCtattttgtgactaaaaatttgTCTTTTTCTTCCAACTTttctttttatgtttacaaGAACTACTCTGTTTTCAGTTATTGAGTTCTTTTctcaaaattcataaataaatgtatattttttcactcttgtattttaatataaagtaaaatataaattttattaaattatatgccCTCCTTGGGACACCGATTTTTTCCATTACTTGTATTACTTACACATTCTTTTTGaaatattcaaaatttcaaatatgtgaaaatttctaataaaaacaAATATGGGTTTTTATTGTATATGCAGAATTATGAACCAGGGTACACAGCACCTCCAAAAATTTCTCCTCTAATTGAAGCAGCAGTAACCATTAGGTACACAAATttccattattaaaaaaagtttGGTCATTTTCTTTCTGCACTTTATCAAACAAAATGGTAGCTTTAAATTTAAACATTAAGCTAAAAGAAgctgtttttttttctcttcataaTTTTGTTTCGggtatgtttttctttttgagtttAAATATTCAAGCAAAAGGGTTTCTTTAAAAGCTAATATTCATTTGAATTAGATTGGTTTCTTATTAACTATGAATAATATTTGATACTATGACAGAGATAGTTTACAAATTcctagaagagaagaagaaagggGAAGAAGAGGTGGCAGCAGCGTGGGAGTGAGGGCGGAAAACGACCACTCTCAATGCACGTCCGCCGCGGATAGAAGCGCGTCTTGCTGTCGTAGGCTGGCTCTACTTGTAAGTTAGTTTACTTAAACAACTTTCATTCATGACAAACTGTCATCTCATCTAATTTGGTTTTGgtcaagtttttttttcaacaaaagaaaactaaacttattattagtattaattAGATCGATAGATTAGTAGCAGTATACTAAGATAGTTGGTTGTTGCCAAGTTGGGCACAACTCAATGAAAATGTATGAAATGGGGTACCTTAAACTTCTAAACAGTTGACCATTTTATTTCGTTAGTCTTATATATGACCAACTCCAACTCCAACTCCTCATCTATATCCATATCCACATGGGTATGGGTTTCTTTTAAATCTCCATTGACTCTTTCttcaatataataatttacaaagGGTTGATCTTCTTGATTGTATTTAAGAAAAACTCAATGCAATTTTTTCTTGCTGCTATGCTAAGTTTTTTTTTCGTTTCTTCATTTAtgggttatttttttaattaataattttgtttgtttgAATTTCACAGTTTACTATGATTTTGCTTGTGAGACATCTCTTTGCTATTCTTAATGGTGGACTAGAAGAATACCCTTTTACTCTTGTTACAGTAAGTATTTTTACCATATTTCTTtgcttagtaattttttttatcacacTTGATTTTCTAAAATActttacacatataatcattttgtaaaataacattaaaaaaaatgcatttttctttataaatatttaaatgaatATATAAAATAGTGTTGTTTAATCTAACTATTGTGAATTTTTGGCAGATACTTATTTTAAGGACTAGTGGCATTGTACTACCAATGTTTGTATTAGTTCGAACAATCACAGCAGTTCAAAATAGCATCAAAAGACATTATCAGGTTCAACtttatttctttaattatttttatccaacatttttaattaaattttaacttCAAATTTTGACATTACAACACTGTAATCTGCAGGATTTTGATAATGTTGACTCCTCAACCTTTGATGGAGACGAAGAAGATGAATTGTACCAACACTTAGTTTAAAACAAAGCTTTTTACTAGATTTTCtaatcattattattttgtgtATCCGGGCATCATTTCAATGCCTTATTTTATTCTTGGTGTAAAGATTAAagattaaaaatcaaaaatcaaaaatcaaaattCTTTCAGAAGATTTCAAGCATTGTAGTAAATCTTTATTTGGCTAATGGAAAAATGGTAAACATCCAAATCCACCACCACCCAACCCAAccacttattatttttatattttatttgtttaaaagaaaaatgtgtATAAATTCAACAATTCTGGTGTGCAAGATGAACAAGAACAACCAAACTTAAGAGTCACTTTGAAACAAAGAcagatttttatattttttttcaccataagttttattttattgggATGGAGATTACAATACTAAAATGTTGGTCTTATATGTTTTAtttcaataaagaaatatatatactgAAATCAAACTAAAAtagttaaataaaaaagtaatggacccaaaaacaaaaagaactaAAACCAAAGTCTCTGCAGTGTATTGAAGATGATTACAATTTTTATAAAGTAGTGTTTGATGATTGAGGATGAGGTCAACGGCTCAACAAACTCTCAAATAACACTCTAATGTTGTTTGATAGCCTTCTTGAGAAAAGAAACCCCCTTCTTCCAAACAACAACCAATGTCACATTTAAGTGATGTGACTAAAATAAGAGAAGGTCTAAGGTCTAAGGTCTAAGATGGAGTTTTTGTTTGGAAACCATATTCCAATCATCACAATAACTCTCTCCCTTCACCCAAAAATTAAAGCAAGTGATGAGATGAGTCTTCCCATTTAGAAAGATGAAATGAATTGTTACCCTTAATTGGTAGTATTGGCAAGTTTATATTCTCATCATCAGATTTTTCACAGCATAAATTGAAAGATAAAATCTTACTACTACTGCTACTATTTTCATGGCCTATTAAGTACAAGACTCCATGGACAATCACATAATCTAGCATGGACACCAAACATGGTTCCTTGTAATTCCATAACGTCGTTGTTGGAATAAAACTATATCATAATCCTTGTTGTGATTGGTCCAATCCAAATGACATAAGATTGACTTTTGAGATCATAATCATATAAATCTAAGTTCTGATCCATAGAATTATGATGATCAAGACAAATTTGAGGGTGCCTTCTATATTTGTCACACCATAAAGAACAGTAGAAAGTTTGGTGGTGGTAGGGTGTTTAAGGTGAGTAGCTATTAGATGATGACCTGTAATTATGAGAGCAAGCCATCTTTTTGAAACACTTAAACCTCATAAGAGATTTTACAGGCAATTTACAGAGAATAAGTAATAATGATATTGTCACCTAAATAACTATTGCATTCTTTTCCTAGTACCGTTGCTGAGGTAATGTAAAGAGGCCAGAAAATTCAAGGGTTGGTTATTGATGATACTCAGAGTCTCAGACCGATCGTGCACACATATTATAGTTGTCTCTCACAATCTCACTTTCCTTTTCTAATACCTATTTAGTTTCTACTAACTGCACTGTGTACAACCCCTCAACACAACCTGAAAAAACATGAGCCGAACAACACAACTCAACCAAACCAAACTATGACCTGGCTTAGAATATTCATGCGCCGATCTTCTTATAAATTAGGCACAAATTAACTCAATTCGATCTAACTAAGATCAATTCCCAGATGAAATCCTTTTGTGCAATGTGGTAAACACCCCTAATTGTAACTTGAATTCTCATTGTTTATCTATTGGAAGTTACtttacatttttcaaaaaaaaaaaaaaacataagattaatcttttatttctattttttttttttaatataatcaccTAGtcgataattttatttatttctacatCTACCCAACCACATAATAGAAATTTATAAACGACATCTCTTCATTAACATtcaataatatatacaaaaaatagaGGGTCTTTCTTAGGAGAAAAATATACAGGGCCATAAAACGACCATTCTTATATTTTATGTACAATGAAATGAAACTTACCTCACTCTAATGGAACATTCTCTCATGCAGTGTCATTCTAAGCTAGAATTGAGCCTCACTCAAATCCAAGAGCAAAATTGGCTTACGAATGACAGCCGCAACTGTAAACACTTTAAGATGCTCTAACAGTTTTCATTAAATGGTCAAAAGCTTTTGATATACATATATCTATCTCGAATTTATCTCACAGAGTACTCTTGCTTCCCGCTGAAGTTCAATGAAGCTGCTGACTCCAATGCTCTCCATAGACTCCTCAAACTTTAGATTTGAGATGATACTGTTCAGCTTTTGGACCAATAGTACCATTTTCTCGGCTGAACTAAGCTCCGACAAGTTGTTAACTGGTTTTCTGTGTTTACCATATATAGCCTCGAAGTTGGTAGACCTAATTGCTGCATTTTCAAGGACAGAGTTGGGAAGTCCTGTAGCAAAATAATAGGAAAAGACAAATCCAATGCAAACAGTTACTCTCCAAAATTGATAAAATGgattaaatagattaaatatacAACGCGAGTATGGAAGACTGCATCGGTAACAAATTCACTCTCCTACCTATAATACTAGCTTCTTCGCATATTATCTAAATAAAAAGACGGAAACTATTGGGCAAGGAGCCCCTACTTCTGACTAGTTGATAACTGATGGCACTCAATGTGGATTGGATTGGCCAACTAAATCGTTAATAACAAAACCAACAAATGAGAAAACCTTACCAGCTAATCGTGCAACATTGACTCCATAGCTTTTAGGACAAGCACCATGAGTCAGCCTATAGAGAAATGTTACTTCTTCTATAGCTCCAACACTGCTTCCAACTTGGCATGCCATATGGCAGAGCTGAACCTATTGAAAATATAAAGAGAATCAGAGAAAATATTGATCAGTCCCTGTCATTTTGCAGCATCAGCTATGATCATACAATCATTATCATGCATTGAATACCAAGGTCAAAAAACATTACATCAAGGATGTGAGAATAATAAGTCCAATCGAAAAGTAACAAGCAATCCTAGAAAAGAATAAGAACCTTGGGATCTTTCTGATAATCTATGGCTAATCGATGGTAGTGAGTAGAAAACATCCCTCTACACTGCACCTTGTGAACAAAATGTTCAAGAACTGATCCACTGCATAgaagtaataataaaaaaattaaacatttaatcAAGCTCTAAAACATAGTATACAGCAGATTATGACACCTACGCAATGGCTTGTCCATCTGAAGTTGAGGTCCCTCTTCCAAGTTCATCCAGTGCCACCAATGAATTATGAGTTGCTGATGACTGCTCAATACATTAAATACAAATAATAGAATAAGTACTGGTGTTGGAATAGCTagtgaattaaaaaaaaatatatcttccTCTGACACAGCTTTCTGTTTGGAACCTTGTTTTTTATGAGGAAAAAGTTAGAGAGAAAGGCTGGAGGAATAAAATTCTAATGCTAATTTGTACAAACTTTTATTTAACATTTTTATCTTAATGATTCCAGACCCTCTAAAATAGCATTAAACTCCTCCCTCTTCCCTTAAAATTCTTTTCACTAACATTTTGTTAAAACAAGAGGATTGGAATCTCTCAAGCACAAACATTTACTTAAAAATTCATGTTCTAATCATGGCCTAAATGAAAATAATTCTCACCAGCATCATTGCAGTTTCGGAGAGCTCTGTTAAGAAAGTACTTTGCCCTGCCATAATATGGTCTTTGGCACCCATCCGAACAAAGATTCTATCTACAGGAGAAAGCTCAAATCTTTCTGCAGGCACATCAGCTCCTAACTGTAGAAGAAAGTGAAATCaggaaaataacaataattctttagaattaacaattttcaaaataagaagaaagcatCAACTGGGGAAAAACATCTGCAAAAAAGGGCACACAAGTGTTTCTTAACATTTACTTGCCTGGGCCAAAATTACAGTTAAGCAAACTTGACGAAGAAGAGTTGACTTTCCACCCATATTTGGGCCAGTTAGAAGAATAAAGCTAGGGTTGCCAGAACCTCCAATAGTAACATCATTGGGTACAAACGAACCCTTGCCTAAGGAATCACTTCTCAGGACAGGATGTCCCAAACTTTTTGCAGACAAACGGGGCACCTCATCTGTACTTGAACTCAGTATTGTAGGCTGACAAGTAGGTCCTTCATAAAAGTCACTTGCAATAGCAAGACTTATCAAAACATCCAGCTCTACAACATTTGAGATTCACATTCAGGCATGCAAACAGATGAAAAGTGAAAATACAAAGCTAATATTCCATTACTTGCAAAAGAACAAAAATTTCATCATAACATTATTCAAACAAATTAGGAGTCACTTTGAGTAAGTGGTTGTTCACGAGAGAGGTTACTGTCAAATTCATCTGAGTTTATTGAAGTACTAGATAATGCTTTTGAACTTGTAATAATACAGTAAGTAAAATAGATGATCCTCTATGACATCTCTTAACAGATATTAAACATAAAAGAGCAAAATTCTGGTGAAACTGAAAGGAGAAAGCATGTAACCTGCAGTTGTTGACACCAATTGTCTCCACATAGTATGATGCTCACAGAAACGTCCAATTAATCTTTGTAAAATGCTTTTCAGTGACGACTCCTTCTCACTTTCTGCTTGAGCTAGCTCTCCAAGAAACTTCTTAATGTTTGGTGTCCAGTACCTGAAGAATCCCTGGATGTGCCAGTACAGGAGAAAATATGGTCAAAGTCAAATCTAAGCAACCTGATAAATTAAGTAAATTTACAATCTCCACAGGACaacaaattacaaaatgaaCACGGCCAAatgtttttataatttcatattgCTGTATGGTTGGCCATGTATGACAAACAATCTACTCAAATCACTAGGCTTTTCTCTACTAACCTTTTTGGACGAGCGCAACTCATAGTCTCGGGGTACGCGGCCACGCAAACTTTCTGGCACTTCTAATAGGTATGTATCTTTTCCAACTGTGACATAAGCAATCTGTAATAGAACACCAGAGGTCAGATTTGATAAGCTATGCCCTTACATTTGTATGTGCACTACTAACTACTAAGAAATCAAAACCAAGCTCAAAATTTTCTTACTGATGTATCTCCAAGTAATTTGCACTGTTCTTTGAGGTATTTGGCTAAGCTAGACTCAATCTCCTTAACCTTTTTACATGCAGAATCATACTCTATATCAACTCCTTCATGAGGAATGATACGACCTGAATCATTAGCCTCCATCCAATCAAAGGCATCCTTGAAATGAGTAAGAACTGGATCAATGTGAGGAATTCCTGAacataaatgaaaaagaaaatttcaGGAGAAAATGAACTGGACTCCTTAGAAAATGGACTTATTAACCCATAAAAGATAAAATGGTTAACTAGATCATAATTTAGAACAATATTTTATACACATCAAATACACACCAGAACTTAGCAAATGATGAAGTTGCCTAGATTCAACATTTTCCAAAATGGCGCCAAACGAAGAACAAGCCTGGACCATTAATTCACAACCACGTAGAGCTGAAATAAATTCTTGAAGCTGTTTCTTGGCTGCATCCTCATACAGGGTAACTTTATTAGCATTTCTCCCATTAGCTTCACTGCATTTGGTAAAAACAGTTAAATCATTCATTAGTCAttaaaattctatttaagaataaacATTAAATATATGCATTTCAGCACTGGTTCTTCCCAGCTTACCTAATAGAGAACACACGTGGTAGCAGTCTCTCCATGTCCGGCAACCTTGATAATGCTTTTCGATATTCAAATGATAAAGGTAGATTAACACCCTGGAAAGCACACTACATGTCAGCATATTTCCAAAGCCATGAACAGCAATGTACAATAAAAGCTTTAAAGAAAATAGGAATCGCAGACAAAAATATAAGGAGTGatgacttttaaaaaataactactTTTACCCTTAAACTTGCCACAGCCTTCTGGCGCTCCTTTATGGACTCAACATGATATAGAGGTCTTGCAAGCCATGTTTTGAGTAGCCTCTTCCCAAATGCAGTCACACAATGGTTCAGTTGTGCATAAAGTGTCCTTGAGAAAGTACACATCATCTCAGTAAAGCTGAAACTaaagttaaataaaattataaaacaaaaggtGCAGAGCAAGATTACCCAAAGGAGTCTCCATTTCTACTGTTTTCAAAAATCTCAAGGTTCTCTAGTGCAGCTGCATCAAGAACCAAGAATGGTTTTGATATAAGATCACAAAAACCAGACGAGGGAAGCAGCTCAAATTTCGCATATCGAAGCAATGTCTCATCCAGAAAAGCCTGTTTCAGATAGAAAAGAGTTCCACCAAGAGCTGAAAGTGCATAGCTTCCATTCTCACCCGCTCTTATTAGCTCTACTAAAACATCTGGTAGGTGAGACAATTCTTCCTCAGTAGAATAATTCTTAACATTTAAATCTTTTCTGCTTGAAGAACTGGAAACTGATTGGTCAGAAGCTCGTTCATAGATGCCTTTCACTTCATGAATAGTTTTCTCAGCATCCCAGAACTCCAAGCCCGGAACTAGTTCGTTCACTAGAGGAGATCTTGTATGTCTCAGCAGCACTTTCTCAGTTTCCAGACTAAGTTGTTTAGCAGGTTGTACAATTTCAACGGGCCTCAGCTCAGACAAGAGACAAGACAATGCACTGCACTCTGAATCGTCGTGAAACTGTACAAAAGTAAGCACTCTTAAGTCAAAGAAACTCACGAGCATAACATATGTGATATGATGAGCAATTAATGaagttttttaataaaaacatgCCAATACACACttgcacacacacacacacatgtaTCATGTCAGTAAAAAAAAACTGTAGAGAATTGTTGATCTTGAAGTTGTACAGACAGATTCACACCTGTCCAAGAATAACCCTACTGGTAGCAACATCAACTACACAAACCCCAAAATTCCGCTCAACATTTTGGGTTCCCACATTCTGAGATTCAGTCAATGCCATTATGTAAGAAGCATCAGGATTGGTTGACAACATCTCCCCCTCAGTTAGTGTTCCTTTTGTAACCACTCCACATATTTCACGTCTCACAACCTAA
This window harbors:
- the LOC133031792 gene encoding uncharacterized protein LOC133031792, whose amino-acid sequence is MGEVLLFMEDLKSSYVISHCRICHEEEFENSSTLEAPCACSGTVKFAHRDCIQRWCNEKGNTTCEICLHNYEPGYTAPPKISPLIEAAVTIRDSLQIPRREEERGRRGGSSVGVRAENDHSQCTSAADRSASCCRRLALLFTMILLVRHLFAILNGGLEEYPFTLVTILILRTSGIVLPMFVLVRTITAVQNSIKRHYQDFDNVDSSTFDGDEEDELYQHLV
- the LOC115705387 gene encoding DNA mismatch repair protein MSH6, with protein sequence MSSSRRQTNGRSPLVNQQRQITAFFSKSPTSSSDQKLNNPTPKSKLKPVSSDQKRSPSPSPVTPSPLQSKLKKPLLVIAASSPSSITSTSASDKPYGEEAVGKKIKVYWPLDESWYEGFVKLFDKDQGRHLVQYDDAEEELLDLAKEKIEWVEQSAKKLKRLRRGSSLSMRKMIIDDEDEAENLEDEEEGDSDGSGADDSSDEDWGKSGEKMVTENSEEEDMEMVLEDEDEKDEALRCKGKLGGEGKSNKRKSGGAVEFDSAKKSKGSKDVNKGGSKVSIMRTTPTDNAENVKCSNAVNADLSGDASERFSIREAKKLHFLGDERRDANRRRPGDPNYDPKTLFLPPIFVKSLSDGQRQWWEFKSKHMDKVLFFKMGKFYELFEMDAHVGAKELGLQYMKGEQPHCGFPEKNFSVNVEKLARKGYRVLVVEQTETPDQLEFRRREKGSKDKVVRREICGVVTKGTLTEGEMLSTNPDASYIMALTESQNVGTQNVERNFGVCVVDVATSRVILGQFHDDSECSALSCLLSELRPVEIVQPAKQLSLETEKVLLRHTRSPLVNELVPGLEFWDAEKTIHEVKGIYERASDQSVSSSSSRKDLNVKNYSTEEELSHLPDVLVELIRAGENGSYALSALGGTLFYLKQAFLDETLLRYAKFELLPSSGFCDLISKPFLVLDAAALENLEIFENSRNGDSFGTLYAQLNHCVTAFGKRLLKTWLARPLYHVESIKERQKAVASLRGVNLPLSFEYRKALSRLPDMERLLPRVFSISEANGRNANKVTLYEDAAKKQLQEFISALRGCELMVQACSSFGAILENVESRQLHHLLSSGIPHIDPVLTHFKDAFDWMEANDSGRIIPHEGVDIEYDSACKKVKEIESSLAKYLKEQCKLLGDTSIAYVTVGKDTYLLEVPESLRGRVPRDYELRSSKKGFFRYWTPNIKKFLGELAQAESEKESSLKSILQRLIGRFCEHHTMWRQLVSTTAELDVLISLAIASDFYEGPTCQPTILSSSTDEVPRLSAKSLGHPVLRSDSLGKGSFVPNDVTIGGSGNPSFILLTGPNMGGKSTLLRQVCLTVILAQLGADVPAERFELSPVDRIFVRMGAKDHIMAGQSTFLTELSETAMMLSSATHNSLVALDELGRGTSTSDGQAIAGSVLEHFVHKVQCRGMFSTHYHRLAIDYQKDPKVQLCHMACQVGSSVGAIEEVTFLYRLTHGACPKSYGVNVARLAGLPNSVLENAAIRSTNFEAIYGKHRKPVNNLSELSSAEKMVLLVQKLNSIISNLKFEESMESIGVSSFIELQREARVLCEINSR